Proteins co-encoded in one Phycodurus eques isolate BA_2022a chromosome 21, UOR_Pequ_1.1, whole genome shotgun sequence genomic window:
- the rreb1a gene encoding ras-responsive element-binding protein 1 isoform X4: MSRRERPNPDRVQHMDNATEKQEGGGANSVLNGEEAELAEETLPSSVKAAPEAAKNADESRQSLRGGDGGGGGDLSSINAMMSAVMSAAGNINGEGDAGSDVTPGPSPSPSPNKTPASSATRAAPGRNVRRSQDAKDDHAAHVCPLCDKSCQSQHQLTMHIRQHNVDAGATDHSCSICGKCLSSASSLDRHMLVHSGERPYKCSVCAQTFTTNGNMHRHMKIHEKDPASGLLPVSPPSPNKRRRPSAKRRQGPEDEGVEEPPAKKATEDSASEENAAALPTPSVPAAGARAGDELALPCPICFKTCGGRLELDAHMDTHPDTTLKCDLCRLSFRTHRGLLRHNAAVHKLLPRDPNGQPFIQTNPSIPAGFNDLSFVDFSCKKFARVAQVWCETNLRRCVGKFHRFVCESCDKAFPLRPALDLHKSSAHPPDAGAEEAQNCVRRSRNHFEDAPLSPQSDFMEALGLRHVSKVTRTPTEDEIHQAHLDSIKVIHVEPLSCSLPQEPAFLAAGLTVGAGGPTALGIPLLERSAAAASTLQGLSQRDALSLLSLQPFQAGFLLQPDAAAVKPGEAGGVVELADIQQILKVAAAAPNQMGLGFAAGQGQVQNQKALPPLKPKPPVTPRSGLTATTPPPLQSSQQASLGCIGPGPPPPTPALFKTPTSSSSSSAAGDGDRPETRRPPADSPPAAATAAHEEAGLCGKKAGSKAAGAGGADAGSAKGSFPCRFCDQVFSFSGVLQAHMRFHLGILPHQCNICDYVAPDKATLIRHLRTHSGERPYICRVCHYPFTVKANCERHLRKKHGKTSRKDIEKNIKCVFSASPYNPSGAVSASTADAETGRGGADTACRFCGEDLKTYRALQIHLRTHNGCQRKPFECRRCGAAFLAKRNCIHHLLKQHPEVQEREIEEHIASVRPAADRPGQTRDAAPYHRELDQPLDFSAKGRAAHVAVKAERLSPASALPPPDPPLDQPVDLSIPSKRLRRDEADGRRIETRQNGGDAAEPRVPADEDKAGAASPLGGCRFPPGSSPAPLLRPQRLKPLLPKPTSLKELPPLASIAQIIHSVSAAPDLLKREAASAEARPPPVAESPSDPPGGSAPPETPADDAVRKRNRKKSAKDAPVLSGALDLESSGEFASVEKMLANTDANKFTDFLQTGPNDLSPKTAPGDGERAGGGADKEAGPREEAKTTTTAALLPQSKGKKNAYSNSVQKMTCPFCPRVFPWASSLQRHMLTHTGQKPFPCPRCDAFFSTKSNCERHLLRKHGVTNRTLRRNGVFAKKESDDGSHESAESQSDAELPANDSSPLGHAPPTALNDTSPERRREEPAPRSPARKPSSEGSSPVQACELAYQQGAAENSTEAAKEAPPSAKVTHRIAITTTTTTTTTATATKVWI; encoded by the exons ATGTCTCGGCGCGAGCGGCCCAACCCCGACCGAGTCCAAC ACATGGACAATGCCACAGAGAAGCAGGAAGGGGGCGGAGCCAATTCCGTGCTGAACGGTGAAGAGGCGGAGCTAGCGGAGGAGACTCTGCCAAGTAGCGTCAAAG CCGCGCCCGAGGCCGCCAAGAACGCGGACGAGAGCCGACAGAGCCTGCGGGGCGGCGATGGCGGAGGAGGCGGAGACCTGTCCTCCATCAACGCCATGATGTCGGCCGTGATGTCGGCGGCGGGCAACATCAACGGAGAAGGAGACGCGGGAAGCGATGTCACTCCTGGACCCTCACCGAG CCCGTCGCCCAACAAGACGCCCGCGTCGTCGGCCACGAGGGCGGCGCCCGGCCGCAACGTTCGACGCAGCCAG GACGCCAAAGACGATCACGCCGCTCACGTGTGCCCGCTTTGCGACAAGAGCTGCCAGTCGCAGCATCAGCTCACCATGCACATCAGACAG CACAACGTGGACGCGGGCGCGACGGACCACTCGTGCAGCATTTGCGGCAAATGTTTGAGCTCGGCGTCTTCGTTGGATCGGCACATGCTCGTGCACAGCGGCGAAAGGCCCTACAAGTGCAGCGTGTGCGCGCAGACCTTCACCACCAACGGCAACATGCACAG ACACATGAAGATTCACGAGAAGGACCCCGCCAGCGGCCTCCTGCCCGTCAGCCCGCCCTCGCCCAACAAGCGGCGGCGTCCGTCCGCCAAGCGGCGGCAAGGCCCGGAGGACGAGGGCGTCGAGGAGCCGCCCGCCAAGAAG GCGACGGAGGACTCGGCCTCGGAGGAAAATGCCGCCGCCTTGCCGACGCCGAGCGTGCCGGCGGCTGGCGCGCGGGCCGGGGACGAGCTGGCGCTCCCTTGTCCCATCTGCTTCAAGACTTGCGGCGGCAGGCTGGAGCTGGACGCTCACATGGACACGCACCCGGACACCACGCTCaa GTGCGACTTGTGCCGTCTTTCCTTCCGCACGCACCGCGGTCTGTTGCGTCACAACGCGGCCGTCCACAAGCTCCTCCCCCGAGACCCCAACGGCCAACCGTTCATCCAGACCAACCCGTCCATCCCGGCCGGCTTCAACGACCTGTCCTTCGTCGACTTCTCCTGCAAGAAGTTCGCTCGCGTCGCGCAG GTGTGGTGCGAGACCAACCTTCGGCGCTGCGTCGGCAAGTTTCACCGCTTCGTGTGCGAGTCGTGCGATAAGGCCTTCCCGCTGCGCCCCGCCCTCGACCTCCACAAGAGCTCCGCCCACCCGCCTGACGCCGGGGCCGAGGAAGCGCAAAACTGCGTCCGGCGGAGTCGGAACCACTTCGAGGACGCCCCGCTTTCCCCGCAGTCCGACTTTATGGAGGCGCTGGGACTGCGGCACGTTTCCAAG GTGACGCGGACCCCCACGGAGGACGAGATCCACCAGGCGCACCTGGACAGCATCAAGGTGATCCACGTGGAGCCGCTGAGCTGCAGTCTTCCCCAGGAGCCCGCCTTCCTGGCGGCAGGTCTGACGGTGGGCGCGGGGGGGCCGACCGCGCTGGGCATCCCCCTGCTGGAGCGATCGGCCGCCGCCGCGTCCACGCTGCAGGGTCTGTCTCAGAGGGACGCCCTCAGCCTGCTGTCGCTGCAGCCCTTCCAGGCGGGCTTCCTCCTGCAGCCCGACGCCGCCGCCGTCAAACCGGGCGAGGCGGGCGGCGTGGTGGAGCTGGCCGACATCCAGCAGATCCTCAAAGTGGCCGCCGCCGCGCCCAATCAGATGGGGCTGGGCTTCGCCGCGGGGCAAG GTCAAGTCCAGAACCAAAAGGCGTTGCCGCCCCTGAAGCCCAAGCCCCCCGTCACGCCTCGCTCCGGCCTGACTGCGACCACGCCGCCGCCCCTGCAGAGCTCGCAGCAGGCGTCGCTGGGCTGCATCGGTCCCGGCCCGCCGCCGCCCACCCCCGCCCTCTTCAAGACGcccacctcttcctcctcgtcctcaGCGGCGGGGGACGGCGACCGCCCGGAGACCCGCCGGCCGCCGGCCGACTCGCCGCCggccgccgccaccgccgcGCACGAGGAGGCGGGGCTCTGCGGGAAGAAAGCAGGAAGCAAAGCGGCGGGCGCGGGCGGCGCCGACGCCGGCTCGGCCAAAGGCTCCTTCCCGTGCCGCTTCTGCGACCAGGTCTTCTCCTTTTCTGGCGTCCTGCAGGCTCACATGCGTTTCCACCTGGGCATCCTGCCCCACCAGTGCAACATCTGCGACTACGTGGCGCCCGACAAGGCCACGCTCATACGCCACCTGCGGACCCACAGCGGCGAGCGGCCCTACATCTGCCGCGTCTGCCACTACCCCTTCACCGTCAAGGCCAACTGCGAGCGCCACCTCAGGAAGAAACACGGGAAGACGTCCCGGAaggacattgagaaaaacatcaAGTGCGTCTTCTCCGCCTCGCCCTACAACCCGAGCGGCGCCGTCTCCGCCTCTACCGCCGACGCCGAGACGGGACGCGGCGGCGCCGACACCGCGTGCCGGTTCTGCGGCGAGGACCTGAAGACGTACCGGGCCCTGCAGATCCACCTGCGCACGCACAACGGCTGCCAGAGGAAACCTTTCGAGTGTCGGCGCTGCGGCGCCGCCTTCCTGGCCAAGCGCAACTGCATCCACCATCTTCTCAAGCAGCACCCCGAGGTCCAGGAGCGCGAGATCGAGGAGCACATCGCCAGCGTGCGGCCCGCCGCCGACAGGCCCGGTCAGACGCGGGACGCGGCCCCGTATCACCGGGAACTAGACCAGCCTCTGGACTTCTCAGCCAAGGGGCGCGCCGCTCACGTGGCCGTCAAGGCGGAGAGGCTGTCGCCCGCGTCGGCGCTCCCGCCTCCGGACCCGCCCCTGGACCAACCCGTGGACCTGTCCATCCCCAGCAAGCGTCTCCGGCGTGACGAGGCCGACGGGCGCCGCATCGAGACGCGTCAAAACGGCGGCGACGCGGCGGAGCCGCGCGTCCCGGCCGACGAGGACAAGGCGGGGGCCGCCTCGCCTCTGGGAGGCTGCCGGTTCCCCCCCGGCTCCTCCCCCGCCCCCCTGCTCCGCCCCCAGCGCCTCAAGCCCCTCCTCCCCAAGCCCACCTCCCTCAAGGAGCTCCCCCCTCTGGCATCCATCGCCCAGATCATCCACTCGGTGTCCGCCGCCCCCGACCTGCTGAAGAGGGAGGCGGCGTCCGCGGAGGCCCGACCGCCGCCGGTGGCCGAATCGCCCTCGGACCCGCCGGGCGGCTCCGCCCCCCCGGAGACGCCGGCCGACGACGCCGTCAG GAAGAGGAACAGGAAGAAGAGCGCGAAGGACGCTCCGGTCCTGAGCGGCGCGCTGGACTTGGAGTCCAGCGGCGAGTTTGCCAGCGTAGAGAAGATGCTCGCCAACACCGACGCCAACAAGTTCACCGACTTCCTGCAGACCGGCCCCAACGACCTCTCGCCAAAGACGGCTCCCGGAG ACGGCGAGCGAGCGGGAGGAGGCGCGGACAAGGAGGCGGGGCCGAGAGAGGAagcgaagacgacgacgacggcggcgtTGCTTCCTCAGTCCAAAGGCAAGAAGAACGCATACTCCAACTCTGTGCAGAAGATGACGTGTCCCTTCTGCCCTCGCGTCTTCCCGTGGGCCAGCTCGCTCCAGAGGCACATGCTCACGCACACGG GCCAGAAGCCTTTCCCGTGCCCGCGCTGCGACGCCTTCTTCTCCACCAAGTCCAACTGTGAGCGCCACCTGCTGAGGAAGCACGGCGTCACCAACCGCACGCTCAGACGCAACGGCGTCTTCGCCAAGAAAGAAAGCGACGACGGCTCGCACGAGAGCGCAG AGAGTCAGTCGGACGCCGAGCTGCCGGCCAATGACTCGTCACCACTCGGCCACGCCCCTCCCACCGCCCTCAATGACACGTCCCCGGAGCGGAGGAGGGAGGAGCCCGCGCCGCGCAGCCCCGCCCGCAAGCCCAGCTCAG AGGGTTCGAGTCCTGTTCAAGCTTGTGAGCTTGCGTACCAGCAGGGGGCAGCGGAGAACTCGACAGAAGCGGCCAAAGAAGCTCCGCCCAGCGCCAAGGTAACCCACCGAAT tgcgatcacgacgacgacgacgacgacgacgactgcCACAGCAACAAAAGTTTGGATTTGA
- the rreb1a gene encoding ras-responsive element-binding protein 1 isoform X2 — protein sequence MSRRERPNPDRVQHMDNATEKQEGGGANSVLNGEEAELAEETLPSSVKAAPEAAKNADESRQSLRGGDGGGGGDLSSINAMMSAVMSAAGNINGEGDAGSDVTPGPSPSPSPNKTPASSATRAAPGRNVRRSQDAKDDHAAHVCPLCDKSCQSQHQLTMHIRQHNVDAGATDHSCSICGKCLSSASSLDRHMLVHSGERPYKCSVCAQTFTTNGNMHRHMKIHEKDPASGLLPVSPPSPNKRRRPSAKRRQGPEDEGVEEPPAKKATEDSASEENAAALPTPSVPAAGARAGDELALPCPICFKTCGGRLELDAHMDTHPDTTLKCDLCRLSFRTHRGLLRHNAAVHKLLPRDPNGQPFIQTNPSIPAGFNDLSFVDFSCKKFARVAQVWCETNLRRCVGKFHRFVCESCDKAFPLRPALDLHKSSAHPPDAGAEEAQNCVRRSRNHFEDAPLSPQSDFMEALGLRHVSKVTRTPTEDEIHQAHLDSIKVIHVEPLSCSLPQEPAFLAAGLTVGAGGPTALGIPLLERSAAAASTLQGLSQRDALSLLSLQPFQAGFLLQPDAAAVKPGEAGGVVELADIQQILKVAAAAPNQMGLGFAAGQGQVQNQKALPPLKPKPPVTPRSGLTATTPPPLQSSQQASLGCIGPGPPPPTPALFKTPTSSSSSSAAGDGDRPETRRPPADSPPAAATAAHEEAGLCGKKAGSKAAGAGGADAGSAKGSFPCRFCDQVFSFSGVLQAHMRFHLGILPHQCNICDYVAPDKATLIRHLRTHSGERPYICRVCHYPFTVKANCERHLRKKHGKTSRKDIEKNIKCVFSASPYNPSGAVSASTADAETGRGGADTACRFCGEDLKTYRALQIHLRTHNGCQRKPFECRRCGAAFLAKRNCIHHLLKQHPEVQEREIEEHIASVRPAADRPGQTRDAAPYHRELDQPLDFSAKGRAAHVAVKAERLSPASALPPPDPPLDQPVDLSIPSKRLRRDEADGRRIETRQNGGDAAEPRVPADEDKAGAASPLGGCRFPPGSSPAPLLRPQRLKPLLPKPTSLKELPPLASIAQIIHSVSAAPDLLKREAASAEARPPPVAESPSDPPGGSAPPETPADDAVRKRNRKKSAKDAPVLSGALDLESSGEFASVEKMLANTDANKFTDFLQTGPNDLSPKTAPGESQSDAELPANDSSPLGHAPPTALNDTSPERRREEPAPRSPARKPSSEGSSPVQACELAYQQGAAENSTEAAKEAPPSAKCDHDDDDDDDDCHSNKSLDLNFGSKLIDFKLSNSAAAPGPGPAPAPQEEASAAPSEDAPDAPSADPAAKPQLDWKHVCGVCRKSFRYATTLARHERAHLSQETPPEEKEAAAPRDAKDEPESKENDKDEEAERGAAARAGDSDAAESDDEDDEDNKEDERSDEEASSEAKSLEGGDTVNGVGAAVDKRKKKTCAVCAKRFWSLQDLTRHMRSHTGERPYRCATCERTFTLKHSLVRHQRIHANKTPSEDGDRDRDRDAPTPTETCPPSENESECAKDLDDAHTSDPEPAGRTPARASPEQAPLAQTPPAAAEETPELSVTPPETPHPGQSVADAKISSDAPDAAKPPDSNVSHELPVGRL from the exons ATGTCTCGGCGCGAGCGGCCCAACCCCGACCGAGTCCAAC ACATGGACAATGCCACAGAGAAGCAGGAAGGGGGCGGAGCCAATTCCGTGCTGAACGGTGAAGAGGCGGAGCTAGCGGAGGAGACTCTGCCAAGTAGCGTCAAAG CCGCGCCCGAGGCCGCCAAGAACGCGGACGAGAGCCGACAGAGCCTGCGGGGCGGCGATGGCGGAGGAGGCGGAGACCTGTCCTCCATCAACGCCATGATGTCGGCCGTGATGTCGGCGGCGGGCAACATCAACGGAGAAGGAGACGCGGGAAGCGATGTCACTCCTGGACCCTCACCGAG CCCGTCGCCCAACAAGACGCCCGCGTCGTCGGCCACGAGGGCGGCGCCCGGCCGCAACGTTCGACGCAGCCAG GACGCCAAAGACGATCACGCCGCTCACGTGTGCCCGCTTTGCGACAAGAGCTGCCAGTCGCAGCATCAGCTCACCATGCACATCAGACAG CACAACGTGGACGCGGGCGCGACGGACCACTCGTGCAGCATTTGCGGCAAATGTTTGAGCTCGGCGTCTTCGTTGGATCGGCACATGCTCGTGCACAGCGGCGAAAGGCCCTACAAGTGCAGCGTGTGCGCGCAGACCTTCACCACCAACGGCAACATGCACAG ACACATGAAGATTCACGAGAAGGACCCCGCCAGCGGCCTCCTGCCCGTCAGCCCGCCCTCGCCCAACAAGCGGCGGCGTCCGTCCGCCAAGCGGCGGCAAGGCCCGGAGGACGAGGGCGTCGAGGAGCCGCCCGCCAAGAAG GCGACGGAGGACTCGGCCTCGGAGGAAAATGCCGCCGCCTTGCCGACGCCGAGCGTGCCGGCGGCTGGCGCGCGGGCCGGGGACGAGCTGGCGCTCCCTTGTCCCATCTGCTTCAAGACTTGCGGCGGCAGGCTGGAGCTGGACGCTCACATGGACACGCACCCGGACACCACGCTCaa GTGCGACTTGTGCCGTCTTTCCTTCCGCACGCACCGCGGTCTGTTGCGTCACAACGCGGCCGTCCACAAGCTCCTCCCCCGAGACCCCAACGGCCAACCGTTCATCCAGACCAACCCGTCCATCCCGGCCGGCTTCAACGACCTGTCCTTCGTCGACTTCTCCTGCAAGAAGTTCGCTCGCGTCGCGCAG GTGTGGTGCGAGACCAACCTTCGGCGCTGCGTCGGCAAGTTTCACCGCTTCGTGTGCGAGTCGTGCGATAAGGCCTTCCCGCTGCGCCCCGCCCTCGACCTCCACAAGAGCTCCGCCCACCCGCCTGACGCCGGGGCCGAGGAAGCGCAAAACTGCGTCCGGCGGAGTCGGAACCACTTCGAGGACGCCCCGCTTTCCCCGCAGTCCGACTTTATGGAGGCGCTGGGACTGCGGCACGTTTCCAAG GTGACGCGGACCCCCACGGAGGACGAGATCCACCAGGCGCACCTGGACAGCATCAAGGTGATCCACGTGGAGCCGCTGAGCTGCAGTCTTCCCCAGGAGCCCGCCTTCCTGGCGGCAGGTCTGACGGTGGGCGCGGGGGGGCCGACCGCGCTGGGCATCCCCCTGCTGGAGCGATCGGCCGCCGCCGCGTCCACGCTGCAGGGTCTGTCTCAGAGGGACGCCCTCAGCCTGCTGTCGCTGCAGCCCTTCCAGGCGGGCTTCCTCCTGCAGCCCGACGCCGCCGCCGTCAAACCGGGCGAGGCGGGCGGCGTGGTGGAGCTGGCCGACATCCAGCAGATCCTCAAAGTGGCCGCCGCCGCGCCCAATCAGATGGGGCTGGGCTTCGCCGCGGGGCAAG GTCAAGTCCAGAACCAAAAGGCGTTGCCGCCCCTGAAGCCCAAGCCCCCCGTCACGCCTCGCTCCGGCCTGACTGCGACCACGCCGCCGCCCCTGCAGAGCTCGCAGCAGGCGTCGCTGGGCTGCATCGGTCCCGGCCCGCCGCCGCCCACCCCCGCCCTCTTCAAGACGcccacctcttcctcctcgtcctcaGCGGCGGGGGACGGCGACCGCCCGGAGACCCGCCGGCCGCCGGCCGACTCGCCGCCggccgccgccaccgccgcGCACGAGGAGGCGGGGCTCTGCGGGAAGAAAGCAGGAAGCAAAGCGGCGGGCGCGGGCGGCGCCGACGCCGGCTCGGCCAAAGGCTCCTTCCCGTGCCGCTTCTGCGACCAGGTCTTCTCCTTTTCTGGCGTCCTGCAGGCTCACATGCGTTTCCACCTGGGCATCCTGCCCCACCAGTGCAACATCTGCGACTACGTGGCGCCCGACAAGGCCACGCTCATACGCCACCTGCGGACCCACAGCGGCGAGCGGCCCTACATCTGCCGCGTCTGCCACTACCCCTTCACCGTCAAGGCCAACTGCGAGCGCCACCTCAGGAAGAAACACGGGAAGACGTCCCGGAaggacattgagaaaaacatcaAGTGCGTCTTCTCCGCCTCGCCCTACAACCCGAGCGGCGCCGTCTCCGCCTCTACCGCCGACGCCGAGACGGGACGCGGCGGCGCCGACACCGCGTGCCGGTTCTGCGGCGAGGACCTGAAGACGTACCGGGCCCTGCAGATCCACCTGCGCACGCACAACGGCTGCCAGAGGAAACCTTTCGAGTGTCGGCGCTGCGGCGCCGCCTTCCTGGCCAAGCGCAACTGCATCCACCATCTTCTCAAGCAGCACCCCGAGGTCCAGGAGCGCGAGATCGAGGAGCACATCGCCAGCGTGCGGCCCGCCGCCGACAGGCCCGGTCAGACGCGGGACGCGGCCCCGTATCACCGGGAACTAGACCAGCCTCTGGACTTCTCAGCCAAGGGGCGCGCCGCTCACGTGGCCGTCAAGGCGGAGAGGCTGTCGCCCGCGTCGGCGCTCCCGCCTCCGGACCCGCCCCTGGACCAACCCGTGGACCTGTCCATCCCCAGCAAGCGTCTCCGGCGTGACGAGGCCGACGGGCGCCGCATCGAGACGCGTCAAAACGGCGGCGACGCGGCGGAGCCGCGCGTCCCGGCCGACGAGGACAAGGCGGGGGCCGCCTCGCCTCTGGGAGGCTGCCGGTTCCCCCCCGGCTCCTCCCCCGCCCCCCTGCTCCGCCCCCAGCGCCTCAAGCCCCTCCTCCCCAAGCCCACCTCCCTCAAGGAGCTCCCCCCTCTGGCATCCATCGCCCAGATCATCCACTCGGTGTCCGCCGCCCCCGACCTGCTGAAGAGGGAGGCGGCGTCCGCGGAGGCCCGACCGCCGCCGGTGGCCGAATCGCCCTCGGACCCGCCGGGCGGCTCCGCCCCCCCGGAGACGCCGGCCGACGACGCCGTCAG GAAGAGGAACAGGAAGAAGAGCGCGAAGGACGCTCCGGTCCTGAGCGGCGCGCTGGACTTGGAGTCCAGCGGCGAGTTTGCCAGCGTAGAGAAGATGCTCGCCAACACCGACGCCAACAAGTTCACCGACTTCCTGCAGACCGGCCCCAACGACCTCTCGCCAAAGACGGCTCCCGGAG AGAGTCAGTCGGACGCCGAGCTGCCGGCCAATGACTCGTCACCACTCGGCCACGCCCCTCCCACCGCCCTCAATGACACGTCCCCGGAGCGGAGGAGGGAGGAGCCCGCGCCGCGCAGCCCCGCCCGCAAGCCCAGCTCAG AGGGTTCGAGTCCTGTTCAAGCTTGTGAGCTTGCGTACCAGCAGGGGGCAGCGGAGAACTCGACAGAAGCGGCCAAAGAAGCTCCGCCCAGCGCCAAG tgcgatcacgacgacgacgacgacgacgacgactgcCACAGCAACAAAAGTTTGGATTTGAACTTCGGCTCCAAGCTGATCGACTTCAAACTGTCGAACTCGGCCGCCGCCCCCGGCCCcggccccgcccccgcccctcAGGAAGAGGCATCGGCCGCCCCCTCCGAAGACGCGCCGGACGCTCCCTCGGCCGACCCCGCCGCCAAGCCTCAGCTGGACTGGAAGCACGTTTGCGGCGTGTGCCGCAAAAGCTTCCGCTACGCCACCACCCTTGCTCGCCACGAGAGGGCGCACCTGAGCCAGGAGACTCCGCCCGAAGAGAAAGAGGCGGCGGCGCCCCGGGACGCCAAGGACGAGCCGGAGAGCAAAGAGAACGACAAGGACGAGGAGGCGGAGCGAggggcggcggcgagggccgGCGACAGCGACGCCGCGGAGAGcgacgacgaggacgacgaggacAACAAGGAAGACGAGCGCAGCGACGAGGAGGCGTCGTCGGAGGCCAAGAGTCTGGAGGGCGGCGACACCGTCAACGGCGTCGGCGCGGCCGTGGACAAACGCAAGAAGAAGACGTGCGCCGTGTGTGCGAAAAGATTCTGGTCGCTGCAGGACCTCACCAGACACATGAGGTCACACACCG GTGAGCGTCCGTACCGCTGCGCCACGTGCGAACGCACCTTCACGCTGAAGCACAGCCTGGTTCGCCACCAACGCATCCACGCCAACAAGACGCCCAGCGAGGACGGGGACAGGGACAGGGACAGGGACGCCCCCACGCCCACCGAAACCTGCCCCCCCTCCGAGAACGAGAGCGAGTGCGCCAAAGACTTGGACGACGCCCACACTTCGGACCCGGAGCCTGCCGGACGGACGCCCGCCCGGGCGTCGCCCGAGCAGGCCCCGCTGGCTCAGACGCCGCCCGCTGCCGCTGAGGAGACGCCTGAACTTAGCGTGACCCCCCCGGAAACCCCCCATCCCGGTCAATCAGTCGCTGATGCCAAGATAAGCAGCGACGCGCCGGACGCGGCCAAGCCGCCGGACTCGAACGTTTCCCACGAGCTCCCGGTGGGCAGGCTTTGA